Below is a window of bacterium DNA.
AGGATTCGGCCTCGCGGTCAGGCGCTACGAGCACGACGCTCTGGTCTCATGGCCCGGGACGGCGTCGCTCGAGATCCTCGGAGGCTCGCCGGAGCAGAAGGAGTGCATTACTCACGCGTTTTCCGCCTCGACCCCGCCGGGCGGGCTCGAGGCCGAGGTCGTGGATGCCGGAGGCGGAAGTTTCGGCCCGAACGTCCGCGGCAAGATCGCCCTGATTGACGGGCTGGCGATGCCGACTCGGGCCTGGGCCGCCGAGCAAGCCGGGGCGGTCGGCGCGATCTTCATCAACCCCCCCGAACTGCATGAGATGATTATCTCGACCGTGTGGGGCTCCCCGACCCCTGAGAACCTCCCGGCGCTCCCCAAGCTTGTCGCGGTGTCCGTCCGCAAGCCGGACGGTGAGGCGCTCCGGGAACGGGCCCGCACCGGCGACCTCAGGGTGCGCGTGCACGCGGCGGTCGATACCCGGTGGCGGAAGACACCGCTCCTCGTCGCCGACCTCATCGGACGGGACGAGCCCGACCGGTTCGTCTTGTTCAGCGGACACGTGGACTCGTGGCACTACGGGGCCATGGACAACGGCAGCGCGAACGCGGTGATGGTGGAGATGGCGCGCCTCCTGAGCCGCCGTCAACCGCGGCTGCGCCGCGGTGTCCGGTTCGCGTTCTGGTCGGGACATTCCCACGGCCGGTACTCGGGATCGACGTGGTACGCGGACACCCACTGGGACGATCTGTACCGGCACGCCGTCCTGCACCTCAATGTCGACTCTCCGGGCGGAGTCGGCGCTACCGTCCTCAGTGAGAATCTGACCATGGCTGAGACCTGGGGACTCGCGGCTCGCTGCATCAAGGACGTGAGTGGCCAGGACCTCCAGCGCCGCCGGATCAGCCGGATGGGAGATCAATCCTTCTGGGGGATTGGGGTGCCGTCGATGTTCATGGACGTCTCCGCCCAGCCCCCCGCCGCATCCGCAGCCGGGGACGCCCTCGCAGCCCTGAGCGGTGGGGCCTCGCATCATGGCGGGCTGGGCTGGTGGTGGCATTCGACCGAGGACACCCTCGACAAGATCGACAAGGAGAACCTCCGCAGGGACGCGCAGGTATACGCCCTCGTCCTGTGGCGGTGGTGCACGGCTCCGGTCCTCCCCCTCGACTACCGGGAGACGGCCGGAGAGATCAGGGCCACGCTGCGAGGGATCCAGGAAGCGGCCGGGGACGCGTTTGACATGGCACCGCCGCTCGACGCGAT
It encodes the following:
- a CDS encoding M28 family metallopeptidase, encoding MPKDPEHTLKDAVSASKLMTYTREVSRWVRLSGSDEEAHAFDYLETTLKGFGLAVRRYEHDALVSWPGTASLEILGGSPEQKECITHAFSASTPPGGLEAEVVDAGGGSFGPNVRGKIALIDGLAMPTRAWAAEQAGAVGAIFINPPELHEMIISTVWGSPTPENLPALPKLVAVSVRKPDGEALRERARTGDLRVRVHAAVDTRWRKTPLLVADLIGRDEPDRFVLFSGHVDSWHYGAMDNGSANAVMVEMARLLSRRQPRLRRGVRFAFWSGHSHGRYSGSTWYADTHWDDLYRHAVLHLNVDSPGGVGATVLSENLTMAETWGLAARCIKDVSGQDLQRRRISRMGDQSFWGIGVPSMFMDVSAQPPAASAAGDALAALSGGASHHGGLGWWWHSTEDTLDKIDKENLRRDAQVYALVLWRWCTAPVLPLDYRETAGEIRATLRGIQEAAGDAFDMAPPLDAIQRFAAAAEGLAGAAERIANVSGRGTRKQREAASTLNDALMQIGRALIPINYTAAGPFDHDPAVPVPPIPLLQPVAGLREVRPDTDGYLTLQTRLVRNRNRVTHAINTATE